GGATTTCTTGTGCGCCGTTCTGTGATGGACTTGACTAATGATGGCAGAATCGTAAATTTTGCCGGTAAAATAAGGGGCGGTACCCAAAGACTCATAAAACTTGAACTTGTAAAAAACCATGCAGAATCAGACAAATTAATCAGCTCGACCGAAAAAATCATAGCAGGTATCATAAACGGAGATTCATCATTAGGGATACCTAAGGTAGATAACGAGTTGTTTATCACAGGGATGAAAAAGGTTGAGTCGGAGTGGAAAAAACTGAGGCAAACCATAACAGAATCAAGAGCCAATCCAGCTCTTGTTGACCAATTAGTCAACGAGAGTGAGGTTATCTTCAAATTAGCTGACGATACCACAGCTGTTGCTGAAACTCTCTCCACTCATCATGTAAATCAGGTTCGTGACGTCATGGTATTAACACTTATCTTCAATATGCTTGTATTTGCCACCGTGTGGTTTCTTTCCAGAAGAAAAGTTCTGCATCCGATTAAACAACTCGCAGAACAGGTCAAAAACATTACCGACAAAGACCTCCGGGTTATAATAGGACATAAGAGCAACGACGAAATAGGACATTTGGCAGATGCTATGAACAATCTGATAGACTTTTTCAATGTGATAATAAATAACACCATAACATCTATAAACAACGTTGTAAACACGATGGATATAGTAAGAACAAAAACCGACAAAACAAGTGAGGGAGCAAAGGATCAACTATCACAAACTATGCAGATAGCAACAGCTTCAACTGAGATGAGTCAAACCATAACGGACATAGCAACGAATGCCGCAATGGCAGCGGGGACATCTTCAAACTCAATGACAATAGCAGAAAAGGGTAAAGACATAGCCTTTGGAGCAATAAACACTGTAAGTGTTGTACATGCTACGACCTCAGAGCTGGCTTCTCTCATAGGCACATTAAACAGCCGCGTAAATGAAATAGGCGACATCCTTGGCGTCATAAACGATATAGCTGATCAGACTAACCTTCTGGCCTTAAACGCAGCCATAGAAGCAGCCAGGGCCGGTGAACAGGGCAGAGGGTTTGCTGTGGTGGCAGATGAGGTAAGAAAACTTGCTGAAAGAACCAAGGTGGCAACAACGGAGATTTCCAGCAAAATAAATGCTGTTCAGTCGGAGTCTGACCGTACAACAAAATCCATGGAAAACGCCTCAATAGAAGTCGGCAAAACAACAGCGCTGATGAATCAGGTAGGGGATGTGTTAAACGACATAGTAAATTCTACCAGCGAGGTGCGTGACCAGATTACCACAATAGCTACCGCAATTGACGAGCAGGCGTGCACAACGGATGATGTTGTTCAAAATGTTGAAAAAACCTCTAATATAGCTCAGGAAATGGAAAGGGAATCAGTAGAGGTCATGAAAGAAGTCAATAAAATGATAGCCTCTGCAGAAGATCTCCGTAAAACTACTACCGGTTTTAAAACCAGAGGAGCTGAGCTCTTAGTGCTTGATTTGGCAATGACTGACCATCGTTTATGGGTAAACCGGATATTGTTTTGTCTAAAGGGAGGGGAACACATAGACCCAAACACACTCTTGGACCATACGATGTGCCGTCTTGGAAAGTGGTACTATTCTGATGGTAAGGATCTCTGCGGCCAGATGCAATGCTTTTGCTCTATGGAGCACCCTCATAAAAAATTACATGCCCTGGGCAAAGAGATAGTGACTGTTTATAACTCCGGAAACTCGCAAAAGTCACATGAAATGTTTGTAGAGCTTGAGAATCTTTCAAAAGCGATTATAGCTTCATTAAAAGAAACAAAACAAAACCTTTCAGGGCATTTAGTTGCT
The genomic region above belongs to Nitrospirota bacterium and contains:
- a CDS encoding CZB domain-containing protein, producing MKISASVNVMVVVLILSALMGGFLVRRSVMDLTNDGRIVNFAGKIRGGTQRLIKLELVKNHAESDKLISSTEKIIAGIINGDSSLGIPKVDNELFITGMKKVESEWKKLRQTITESRANPALVDQLVNESEVIFKLADDTTAVAETLSTHHVNQVRDVMVLTLIFNMLVFATVWFLSRRKVLHPIKQLAEQVKNITDKDLRVIIGHKSNDEIGHLADAMNNLIDFFNVIINNTITSINNVVNTMDIVRTKTDKTSEGAKDQLSQTMQIATASTEMSQTITDIATNAAMAAGTSSNSMTIAEKGKDIAFGAINTVSVVHATTSELASLIGTLNSRVNEIGDILGVINDIADQTNLLALNAAIEAARAGEQGRGFAVVADEVRKLAERTKVATTEISSKINAVQSESDRTTKSMENASIEVGKTTALMNQVGDVLNDIVNSTSEVRDQITTIATAIDEQACTTDDVVQNVEKTSNIAQEMERESVEVMKEVNKMIASAEDLRKTTTGFKTRGAELLVLDLAMTDHRLWVNRILFCLKGGEHIDPNTLLDHTMCRLGKWYYSDGKDLCGQMQCFCSMEHPHKKLHALGKEIVTVYNSGNSQKSHEMFVELENLSKAIIASLKETKQNLSGHLVAGGHSMVKAIAN